Sequence from the Verrucomicrobiota bacterium genome:
CGAAGTAGAAGTCGCCGAAAACGAGCCTGCGGGACCGATTGGAATGGTGAGCGCTCTGGACGTGGATGGAGATGACCTGGCCTTCGAGATCGTGGAAGGCAACGATGCGGGATTGTTTGCGCTGGACAGTTCGACCGGACAACTCTCCACGACTACTGGGTTGGACTATGAGACCTATGGGCGGCACAAGCTGAGTATCCGGGCGGTTGACCCAGGAGGGCGATCAGTCACAGGCCGGGTAGTAGTCGATGTTTTGGACCGGGCTGACGCAAACGATTCCCTTGCCCCCACACGGCTAGCCGAGATCATCAAGGTTGCCGTCGGCACGGGGTCTGACCGGGCACTGGAATCGGTCGCAGGACGCGATGGCGGTTGGTTCCGAGTGGGCTACCAGCAGTACGACATGGACCGATTATTGGTCCAGTCTTTTGATCCATTCGGTGACCTTTCCCAAAATCCCCATGAGGTGGGTAATTTGAATGTTGGTGGTATCGGGCCAATTAGAACGCTCGATATGTATGACCAGTTGGTTGGGATCGCCTATCTTGATTTTACGAGCGACTCTGAAGTGCATGCTCGAGTGGAAAGTGGATCCCTTAAACCCGTACAGGGAGGCGCAGCCCTGGACATCGAGACTATTCTCCAACTTCAACCGGATTTAATTCTAACCAGTATCACCGGTGAAGGAATCTATGACGACCATCCGAAACTGGAGCGGGCAAACCTTCCGGTCGTATTGACGGCAGGGTATATGGAATCCCATCCATTAGCCCGATCGGAATGGATAAAAGTAGTCGCAGCGATGGTTGATAAAGAAGATGAGGCAGGAGCGTTCTTCAACCAGGTTGCACAAAAATACGAATCTCTTAAGGCACTGACCCAGGCCGTTGAAAGGAAACCGACCGTGTTCTCCAACGCCCCCTATGCCGGAGTATGGCACATCCCCGGGGGAGCAAGTTACAATGCTCAAGCGTTTGCTGACGCAGGATCAAATTACCTATGGGCCACCAACGATTCTCCCGGAGGAGTCCCTTTGGACTTTGAGGTCATTTTAAACAAGGCAGCCAATGCAGATATATGGTTGAATCCTGGCGCTTATAAAACAAGAGCATCTCTTCTTACGCTTGATTCCCGCTTCACTGGCTTTCGATCATTCCGAGAAGGAACCATATTCAATAACTCGCTACGTGTGAACGCACATGGAGGGAACGATATGTGGGAAAGAGGTATCAACCACCCAGAAGAAGTCCTGGCTGATTTGATTAAGATTTTTCATCCTGAGCTATTACCGGAGCATGAGTTTATTTACTACGAGAAACTGAAATAAGAGAAGGAGTAACCGCAGAAAGCACAAGAGGCACAAAATGGAAGAAACGAATATCAACAAATTAGCGGACACGATTAGAGAAATGGCATTTGCGGCGCATACACATTTCAAGAATGGTTTTCTCGAAAAGGTTTATGAGAATTCGCTAAGGAATAGGTTGCGAAAACAAGGATTAAAAGTGGACCAACAGGTTGCAATTCCTGTCCTGGATGAAGACGATTCTGTGGTTGGAGATTATGTTGCTGACCTAATTGTGGAGGATACGATCCTTATCGAATTGAAAGCCGTTAATGCCATTACCAACGAACATTTTGCTCGAGTCCTCACCTATTTGAGAGCCACAAATATTCGTCATGGGATGCTCATAAACTTTGGCTCCACAAAACTCCAAATACGTAAATGTATCCAATAGCCTTCGAAACACTATTTTGTGCCTCTTGTGCATTCTGTGGTTAAATAAAAATGTCTTACCAGTCTCAAGCAACATCCAAGCGGAACCCGGTCGTACTATTCACCGGTCTTGCCTGGTTGTTGCTGGGGCTTTTCGTGGCAAATGTGGGCCTAGGCTCCGTTTTGATTTCGTTTGGAGATCTTTTTCAAATACTAACCGGCAGTTCATCGGCTGACCCAGTGCTAAAACAGATTGTGGTAGATTTTCGACTCCCACAGGCATTGACCGCTCTGCTCTCGGGATCAGCACTATCAGCATCCGGATTGTTGATGCAGACTATTTTTCGCAATCCTTTGGCTGACCCATTCGTACTCGGGGTGAATTCGGGAGCAAGTCTAGGTGTGGCGATAGTCATTCTAGTCGT
This genomic interval carries:
- a CDS encoding GxxExxY protein, producing the protein MEETNINKLADTIREMAFAAHTHFKNGFLEKVYENSLRNRLRKQGLKVDQQVAIPVLDEDDSVVGDYVADLIVEDTILIELKAVNAITNEHFARVLTYLRATNIRHGMLINFGSTKLQIRKCIQ